The following DNA comes from Hordeum vulgare subsp. vulgare chromosome 3H, MorexV3_pseudomolecules_assembly, whole genome shotgun sequence.
ggattcaatcaatctcataTACTGTTCCATTTTCccatcggtacgttacttgctccagattcgatcgtcggtatctccataccttgttcaatctcattacctgcaagtctctttactcgtttcataatacaagatcatgtgactaactccttagtcacattgcttgcaagctcattgtgatgttgtattaccgagtaggccagagatacccctccgtaatatggagtgacaaatcccattctcgattcacgccaacccaacagacaccttcagagatacctgtagagaacctttatagtcaccgagttacattATGTCGTCTGATATACATAATTCATTCCTCCGATGTtcggaagttgcatgatctcatggtcatgggaaaaaatacattgacatgcaaaaacagtagcaataaactgacacggtcatatgttatgttcatagtttgggtcttgtccatcacatcattctcctaatgatgtgatcccattatcaaatgacaactcatgtctatggtcaggaaaccttgaccatctttgatcagcgagctagtccttagaggctcactaggggcagtgtgatgtttatgtatccacacatgtatttgagttgccaatcaatacaattataacatggataataattgattatcatgaacaaggaaatataataatgactaatttattattgcctctagggaatatttccaacacataggccCCCTGCCTTATCCCTTCAGCTCAGATCATcctctacctcgagaaaaaattccccagctctctctctcccatgttctTCCTTTAGAAACTGAAATGTCTGATCTCTTTGCTCGCAACTCCATTTtcgaaactgttttgaggaaattgctccttggtatgtaaatcctccatccctccaattagtttttgccttAGTGTTTTATATATTGCATAAATTTCTTAACTTGGTGCTACAGAAATTGAGCTTGCATGGTAAGTTCTTTCagttccaagtagtatgaatgcttgatataaCCTCTAAATATCGATATGAGTAGTTGATAACATTCTCATAGAGTGTTATTAACATCAATTTGTGGAGCGCTACACATCCACCGGTAGATGTCTAATAAACATCCACCACCACAATAGACATCGAATCTTCGCACGCGCAGTCGTCCGCAGCCATCCGATCTAAGTCCTGACACATGACTCGGTCGTCTCCCTCAACACATTAATTCTTGAAACAACATATCAGTTGCGAAAACAATCACTTTGTTTCGGCCCTGATAGAGCTGTAGACGGCTATACAATTTTTTCCTACCACAAAGATTTAATACAAGGTGATTAACAGATTGAGGTGACaacttttgcaacaagcataATGTTGCGTTCGGATGTTTGCAATAGGGACCGTGTTGCAGAACTTTTGCAACATAGATATTGTTGCAGGAATTTTTCTGCAACAGAGCTAATGTTGCTGATTTTTTCAGCTTTACATCGGTGTTACGGAAAGTGTTCTGCAACATAACTAATGTTGCATAATTTCTTCTCGTAACAAGAAGGATGTTGAAGAAAAAATCCCAAATCTAGTCGCTCGCCCTCACAGCCAGACGAGCCCAGAAACACCTCTACTTATATCCACTATCCGAAATGCCTATCCTGAAACAGCACGTCAATTGTAGGAaaatgaaaaaagcttcaacacaCGCAGGGCACACGATTGAATGGCCGCGGAGCCGGCGGACAGCCGCGCACGATTGGCCGGTAGAACATAATCTTTTTccttaaaaatttcagaaatttgtgcGTAGGGAGATGGGTTTCTTTAGGAGGAGCTCCTCGAGAAAGTGTACTTCGGGTGAATCATCGAATGAGGGCTCGATATGACAAGCTTACATTGAGCCACGGGCTAAATAGATACTCATGGCTGATGCCAAATCCTGTCGATGGCCAAGCGATGAATTCATGAAGAATGTAGGTATCAAGGAGAAATTTGATCATTTCATTCACAACACCGACTTACTGATTTACTCGCAGATTAGTGTGTTCAACATTATAACCTCACTCATACATTCACACATGGATTTCGTTATCATTCTAGTACTTATAGAGTGTTACTTAATCTTTATGATAAAGCCTTTAGCATGAGTTTAGAAGAATTCACTGTCGCATGCAAGCTCCCACTTTGGGTTCACTtgagaaaccatcaaaaattgattATAATTTGTTCCTCGAGAGCGTTTGCGTTGGAGAAGATAGAGGAGTAACGGAGGATAGAATTAAAAGATTCATTTTCCCTCTATTCGTTACTTTGCATTATTTAATGGGAAATATGTAGTAAGGAAAGAAGGTTGTAGTGTGTTATGGGCCCCTGATTTGAGTCTTATCCACACTGATGTGACTGGTAAACAATGTTATAACCCTGGTGCAATTATTGCCCGAAGGTTGCATTCCAACTCTAGCAATGGAGAGTTGTATGGAGGAATTTATGCCTCCCACATAGCTGCACAATTGGGAGTGTCACCCAAACTAATGATCCTATTTTGCTCGATAGATATTTATATTATGATGCTATGCGTTATGATGAGTTTATTGTAAATCATGCTATAGGGTATGCGTATAActaaatatttgagaaatatatgccTATGCCTGTCACTTTGCGTGCACCTTCCCTCTTTAATTTCCAGGCTCGCCGGAGATACATCATTCTTGAGAACGAAGTGTGGGAGTACAACAATCGGCCGGTAATGCCCCAACAAGCTTGGCAGAGGAGGCAGCCGGTAATGCCCCAACAAGCTACCATCTCAACCACTTTCCACACTATCAGTGCTGATTACCAATCTAggtaaagcctaagcttggggggaaCGTATTTCTCATCGACATTTCATTCATGTGCACACACTTCATACAAATtttcggtgttcatcctctttcattgtatatccatgttaatctttatttttctgccttcttcttgtgtgtttgaatttTGTTAGAAAATCCAAAACTATTTCtcgcttcttttcatttttctttcccatttaattagttgtagtattaaaataaaaacccaaaaagattttctcttgcatgttgggagctttcttgTGTAAATAGTCCTTCCCTTCTTAATTTcccttagtttattttgcttgcttaagaaaaacaaaaactccaaaaatatttcagtgtgtttctctgaatttatttCCCTTTTGAAGTTATTaaaggagaagaccatgatgaaaatgaTGAGTGGATCCCATATGCTTCGTTGTTTATCCAACAAAGAGCTAATATTACCATGTTTTCTCCTTTGTTTAAAACTgccttgcagattccagcatagtccatgACATCCTTGCACTCTTATTATTACTATCACattattcggtcgtgcaagtgaaagacaataatgacaatatttgatgaagtgatcgtggcaaaggaaacaggtatgaactcttcttcttttttgtttttgtaaatattttggttcgttcgatcttgattcggtatatcatgagtgaacatgtttttGATGAAAATTAGAGATCACAGTCTTTCAtgtcatgcttaaatagctacgaGCTGAGAATGATTTACCTTGTgtatcaacatgcattaaaatggttatgatgtgatatggtcgtATGGTATTTCCATTTGAGTAATTCGAGtagtttgacttggcccatgtgcaaacatgtagttgattcaaaaccaatacaaccatcatgatatttaaattcagagtgtttatatcctactcatgctttatCCAGAGTTGATTATTTTCAAAGCATGATCATGACCGTTGTTTCTCTCTAGctcgtcgcttcccaatcttttgctagcctccacttatactaagcgggaatgctgcttgtgcatccaatatccttaaaaccaagttattccacatgagtccacaatacctacctatatgcggtattaccctgctattccaagtaaatttgcatgtaccacctctaaatattcaaataaaCATTTATTTTGTGCACTCGGAGCTAATGggcaatcagtatcttccatgctaattaaGTTACTCTCAGGACGGTCATTTATTTgccgtcattgcacgagagaggttggtaaaaaggGTGCCAAGTCCTGcttaatcaaaattaaattaaaaaaTTGCTTGGGAAatttgatatgttggagggcacccgtgaattcaTCTATCCATGGTTGTGTgtggatggtggataggagtaaaactTTACAATTCCGTTTGGGAACAACCtataatgtgtttagcatggaagataccgaaaaCCTTTGTCGTAACATTGGCAATAATGAAGACCACTCAAAAACTATATTTCCAACCACGCTTTAAaatttgagctctcgcacctctacaaatcaatgattccctctgcgaagggcctatctacttACTTTTGAGACATCACTCTCTTACCTACAACACCAGACtttagagcactattgtcattttaTGCATTAAGTCTAGTCAATGTTGGCTACAAGTATGACTAGGATCTTTTCTATTATGTattataatatttagtcactGCTTGGATCTtagaggtgctttgcatttatgttttgcagtctcataaagggctagcgagataccatgtcgCCATATTATATCGTGATTGTTTTGACTAATTGTTGGCATGTGTGTTATCTTATTATTGtttgctagttggttatgtatttgaATACAATGCTCAACTCATATCATGGATGTGGTTacttatgatttatgctgaaaacttggACACCAGCCAAGCATATGTATaacgacaagaacaaaagagtttgtaaaaaattctttatcactttcagtttatcaactcaattacttgaggacaagaaatGGGTTCGGCTTGGGGGagtagatacgtctccaacgtatccccTTTTCCAAAcaccttttctcttgttttgacctctaatttgcatgattgaatgaaactaacgtggactaacgttgtttttagcaaaactaccttggtgttatttttgtgcagaaatagaagtactCGGAATTGGGTGAaacattttgtgaattatttctgggatttatgatgaattatggagcaaagacTTTCAGGAGAAATGTTGCGAGGGGGCACAAGCCAATAGACCCCCCAAGGtcgtgccttgatggcttgtggggcccatgtggctcttccgaccctaattccagtcctataaaattACATTTcccgagaaaaaatcagagagaagttttcattgcaTTTCACGAGACGGagtcgccgccacctcttgttcttcctccggagggctgatttggactccgtttggggcttcggagagggggatttgtcaccatcgtcatcaccaacccttgtcCATCAATATTGCCATGATGCTCACcgtcgggagtgagtaattcctttgtaggattGCTGGAtggtggtgggattggatgagatagatcatgtaactgagttaagtttgatagggcttgatccctattatccactgtgtaatgagattgatgttactatgactttgttatgcttaatgcttgtcactagggcctgagtgccatgatttccaatctgaacctattacgttttcatgaatataagagtgatttggatcctatcttgcaagttgtagttacctattatgtgtcttgatctgcataccccaaggtgacaatagttGGGATTATTTTCGGTGATTGCCATAGttggaggagttcatgtattcatcgtgtgttaatgctttgttctggttctctattaaaaggaagccttaatatcccttagcttccaataggaccccgcttccacgagaGGGTagaacaaaagatgtcatgcaagttcttatcgcaagcacgtatgactatttatggaatacatgctacattatattgatgaactggagctagttctatgtcgccctagtgtgtaactgatacatgatcaatgtcatataaatcattatccatcaccgatccacgtgcatacgctttgcatgtactgaatcttgctaagttactattgttgctgctgcaaTCACACCTGCTAATCAATTGATAATGTTACTGCTGTTACCaaattgctgctatcactgttactgttactactatcgttTGGTGTGCTACTAATTCCTTcctgcagagagatatcccaggtgcggttgaattgacaactccatTGTTACAgccgataaatattctttggctccccttgtgtcgaatcaataaattagggtggaaTACTACtcgtgaagactgtcgcgatcccctatacttgtgggctataATATACCTTCCTATTTGGAGGATAGGTCGTTGCCGacagtgatggtgggcccggagcCACTGTCGTCCAGCAAAACTTTCTTCGTCTCAACTCGTTCTTGAGAGAACACCAGCTTCTTCTTCATGGTTGCGGCCTCGGGAGGCTCCATGTCATCCTTTTCTGTGGGGTACACAGTGCCTGGAGCCTTGTAGGCGTTCTCAATGGGGTGCAGAACCTCCTTCTCAGCGCAACGGATGGTGATTATCCCACTGCAACCAGgtatcttgactgtgttgtaggcatggtgagtgagcaccatgaacttggcgagcgcgGAGTAACCCAAGATGACGTTGTAGGGTAGGCCGATGTGCACCACATCAAAGTTGATGAACTCCATCTGGTAGTTGGTgggtgtgacatcctcaacttttgctatagtaatgtatgtaattaagctacagtgatcccgcgctagtGATGCCACATCACCGTGAATCATATCGTTGATCCCGTGTTAGTTGAAACCAaatcaaaattcgaaacttaaaaataaagtcgaacgagaaaagttttataatgctaaaataaaaatgtcaaggagtTATAAAAAAATCCCTAACGAATTATAGATGTGAATCGGGCACTATTGAAATTATTGATAAtttctatatatttaaaacagaagctTTATGTAAAATAAGTAAATGATAGAAAGTAATTAAAAAACACCCCTGGCcgaactgggccaagtggcccagctggCCATTTACCGGCCCAACCCGCGCCTgtgcaaaccctagccccccccccccctcgcggcGCCCCCATCCCTACCTGCCACCGCGAGAAACGAGGGTTGAGCCCAGCCTTTCCCCTCGCCAGGGGGATGCCCTTGCTAGCAGCGCCTCAGATCCCGCACGGCCCCCCTCTCACCAACCCACGATTCCCACTCCCCGTCATGGTATCGCCCCACTGCCCCCCCCATCGTTCCCTCACGCGCCCCCTCTCGCTCCCGATCCAGATCTAGATCGGGGCAGAGAGCCCCCACGCCGCCGTCAACCCCCACCGCGAGCCTCCCTCATTTCCCCTCGCGGCCCCACACGTCACCACAGCGCCGGCCCTCTCCCTATGGCCTCCCTCTCCCCACGCCGACCTTCGTCCCCCCACGCACTCGCTGGCCACCCCCTCCCTGGCCGAGCCTCCCCTCCATCCTGGATCTCCCTCACCGCGCCGCCTCTACCCATGACGCCAGTGCCCTCCCCGTCGCCCAGCCGCGCCAGGGCCAGCCCTGTGTCGGGCTGTCACCCTCCGGCCACGACCGGCCCTTCGGCAGCCCCATCCTTCTACGACCTCCTTCAGCCCTGTGCTGGTCGAGCCCCTCCTCTTcggcgcctcctcctctcctACCGGAACCGCCACGGTACCGTCACCTCCGACGCCCCCACCGAAGCTCCTCCGGCGACCTTCACCGCACCACCGTGTTCCTCGAcctcctcctcaacggctccaccgagcctcgccgccccgttcCCCCGCAACGCTGGTGAGCCctttttcgggctcctcccacctatccccccccccccccgcgtcccggttccgttccgacgtCCGTCGTCTCATTCCGGCACCGTCGTTTTCCTGTGAGAAGAGTAGGTGAAGATGGCATCCTCTCTCTTTGTTGAGAGAGAGATGAACACAGAGATGTTAGAagagagaaaataataataaatatgtGTATGTAttagatatgtatgtatgtattactaTGTATGTATGCAGGTATATAAAATAATGCATTATGTACAGATATATGTGgttgtgtgtgttttgtgtgtatgtggcCATTGTGCCACTTACCTGTGGGGCCAGCCCCACccactgtctatgacagggaggccccacacgctgTTAAAAAATGATAAtaagaataaaatataaaaataaatatatgttattataaataaataaataaataaatagatatattatttgattaattagttaattaattaaatagagtaattagaataattagagtatgacatgtggatacccactaaattaacctaattaactaataattaaccctaattaaaaattgagtctatgacgcatgggacccactggtcagttgaccagtcaactgccgatgtcagcatgacatcatgctgatgtcataattgcttttaatcaatttacttaaatctgtttttaattcctaattattgaataaaactttaaaaattaatattaaataatccataaGTAAGATCAAAAttctttcaacatgaaagttgatcagcagaacgagacgaacccgggtacacggtccattcgtctgtcacgcgtccctagcatagcaaacatggaacatttccatcattttccgtATGACCtgtagtagctagagacccggaaaatatcgtgtgatattcttccgacccgtctaggaTGGatattgctgcgttagctcatgcctggtctgcatcttgccatgtcatgcatcctgTCACATCTGTTGTTgtaatttattgtttcttccccctcttcttaccggtagaccccgagactgacgctgctgccgggtacatctacgaccctaccgaccagccttttgccgcagagcagcaaggcaagcaaacccccttgatcagccctatatcgcctatgtctttctccctcatgcttgcattagtatttttctactgttgtagttagctcctatatctcatgcatagcctatttttgatgaactactactttcagtgctgcacctttaacctgcttagtataggtggagcagtcattccCTCTAACCCCCGTAGTCTAGTTGCtccgctttgctttcaaatctcgatccctaatcgacgagccagacccgacacagcacatacaccccccttagttgtatgatgctctagcgatactatcgggtaccgagggtgacacctcgctaagtactcctcatgatatctctgtagtatagctagtcggtcgtggttatcgagggtgattcctctttcaacattcccgacgatgactctgtcgtgcaacccctcaagtgtgggaccctcgagggtgattcctctaagcccaccttgacggatacatcattcggaacccgacgagggtgatacctcggattccccctgatattACAACCAcaaagttactcgaccatgttactgggatcattggtgattagttgataagacgggtggattcccgcgagattgtgtcgatggcctaattaaaatgataatggatttgggtatttgaactgggttggtcggaaggccttattacgcagtaACCGTCTGCATGGAAGAATTGTGGGTActtgacgtcgcggtatcagctgaagctcttcagacgtcagcgatgtagcggcgcgcgcccgagtggtcccgagatgcatcgctcttgtattaaggggtgctaggaattacgtcggccgcccttgcatcgtgcaggagcacggaggggaagtgggcccatgaaccctttgtgcttaggagttagaccagcgggctggcctctctactgagcttaggtggggctacgacgtgtcgatattcctaggccgggcaggacccagaaaaatgtgtccggccagagtgttatcgagcgcgtcggggaatatgttttgcacccctgcagggaagaacttatctattcgaatagccgtgtccacggttacaggacgacttggagttgtgccctgatcttatacaactacaattgttacttaactggattttagttgtcccgggatcgcttcctcgcagggagtcgagggaggatctctgggcgtgacctcactttaatattgctgcaacaatatgactattaattgtgttacacctgttctactctcgtctattgctgcaagaccctgcagatgctagtcttcgataggactaggctttctctctattctcgcattgctgcagtcagtccacatataaacccccttctttgatactgatgcatacttagcatagttctgatgtaagtcttgcgagtactttggatgagtactcaccgttgctttgctccccctttgtccctttgatccgttgctgcgaccaaatgatggagcccaggagtggagtatcCTGCCGATGTTTGCCATTCCGATGGTGTCTTCCTCATGGAGGCCGCCGAAGAcctggagtagttaggaggttcccaggcaggaggcctctccTTGTTCGAtcttgtttcttttgtgctagccttctataagccaccccatgttttatgtctatactcagatattgttgtttccgctgactcgtgcgtttatcgagcttctatattctagccctcgaggccactggcttgtaatatgaagttgacattgttttatttgtgtctagagttgtgttgtgatatcttcccgtgagtccttgagtttgatcgtacgcatttgcgtgtatgtttagcgtaggattaaatcgagggcgtcacaagttgttatcagagccgactgcctgtaggtagccccctttccaactccttggccgaagttgagtctagtatttgaaaaactttactaacactgatgttgtggcttacgggcccacatctcaattggatggtattagtatcttttactccttttctatactctgggttctactctctcttctccttCGGGTTAAaggttttgctaactctaacattaggctcTCGTAAATATTCCCTCCCGGGGAGCCCCGTATTACGGACGATGGCTTTATCCGTTAGAAGGATTGCAGTTACTCTTCTATGTTCTCTtcagaacttgtgctcatcgcttctgtgatttcccttcctccggcaacccctatggatgacgacatacaaatgtcgttcttaCTTTCTTctgcaattgctcttgttttacgagatgcaatgaattatcttatcggggattcgtccatcatcagttgtcatgggtttcgaaagttcttcgaattactattcgatcttccaaaatcctccgtagcctaatgttcatgacctttctcacctgcttgcattatggttaaatccatatgtctaacagcattcattaaaatcattTGTGATTTTtctatgatcttattgattctaccctttgtgtgaatgcacacaatcatctacagatactcatgaattatcttccggct
Coding sequences within:
- the LOC123439774 gene encoding uncharacterized protein LOC123439774 — translated: MTPVPSPSPSRARASPVSGCHPPATTGPSAAPSFYDLLQPCAGRAPPLRRLLLSYRNRHGTVTSDAPTEAPPATFTAPPCSSTSSSTAPPSLAAPFPRNAGYFSDQE